A genomic region of Papaver somniferum cultivar HN1 chromosome 7, ASM357369v1, whole genome shotgun sequence contains the following coding sequences:
- the LOC113292885 gene encoding zinc finger protein CONSTANS-like, whose amino-acid sequence MDYAMYDQQSIQQFLLYLAKDETNELVYQPTNNNWQLFTPSPPPPPAPATTRFIPKVPFFGGMLTESFEDVKDFSSIITTRIRSIAAAARKAKVLRYKEKKKRRNFMKKIRYPSRKAYAEIRPRIRGRFIKVPTPNHPIVNHTELSS is encoded by the exons ATGGATTATGCTATGTATGATCAACAAAGTATTCAACAATTTCTTCTTTACTTagcaaaagatgaaacaaatgaATTAGTCTATCAACCTACAAATAATAATTGGCAACTGTttacaccatcaccaccaccacctccagctCCTGCTACAACCAGATTTATCCCAAAG GTGCCATTTTTCGGTGGGATGTTAACAGAGTCCTTTGAAGACGTCAAAGATTTCAGCAGCATTATCACTACTCGTATTCGatccattgctgctgctgctcgaaaAGCCAAGGTCCTGAGatacaaagagaagaagaaaagaagaaacttcATGAAGAAAATTAGGTATCCATCAAGGAAAGCATATGCCGAGATAAGACCTAGAATTAGAGGGCGGTTTATTAAAGTTCCGACTCCGAATCACCCCATTGTTAATCACACCGAACTTTCAAGTTGA